The region ATCAGTCAAACTTGCAATTTGTGATGGAATTTTTGAAGTTAGTAAATTGTGACTGAGATCAAGAATTGACAACCGAGACAATTGACCTAATTGAATTGGAATTTCACGAGTAAATTTGTTGTTTCCCAACTTCAACTCAATGAGCTTGGAACAATTCCCCAAAGTATAAGGGATGGGCCCTTCCAAATTATTCATAGATAGGTCCAAGAAATCGATTGCTGTAAGTGACCCTAATTCTAGGGGTAGTGCACCGGAAAGTTTGTTATGGCTTAAAATCAGACTCTCTAGACGATTCATCCTCTCAAATTCCTTTGGGATCTCCCCAACCAATTGATTAAACGAAAGATGAAGCCTTTGTATTTGAGTAGCATTACCAAGAGATGGAGGTATGCTACCACTGATGGCATTTCCATCAAGACGTATTGAGGTTAAATTTTTGCACTTACTCCAGTTGTCAGAAAGTTCACCGTAAATCTTGTTGTCATTGAGACTAATGAATAAAAGGCTAGGATAGACACCAAATATTTGAGATATATTTCCAGTGAGCTGGTTTCCGTCTAACCGTACTCTAACTAAACTTGAACAGTTATACAAACTCTTGGGCAATGAGCCTGTCAGTTTGTTTAGACGTACAAGCAACATCGTTAATCTTCCTCCATTACATATGGTATCTGGTAAAGAACCCGAGAAATGATTTCTGGAAAGTTCTAGTTCCACTAACTTGAGATTTCCCAACTCTTGAGGAAGATGTTCAGAAAATTTGTTTTTGCTAAGATACAATACCTGTAAATGTAGTAGGTTACCAATTGACTTTGGAACGGAACCATTGAGCTGATTCTTAGATACATCAAGAGTGACAAGCAATACCAAGTTTCCTAACTCTTCAGGAATGGGACCAGAAAGTTTGTTGGTGGGGAGACTAAGAATGGTAAGAGATCGAAGACGACCTAAAGAATTCGGGATCGAACCTGTAAGATAATTCTTAGCTGCTTCGAGATTGACAAGGGATACCATGTTTCCTAACTCTTCAGGAATGAGACCAGAAAGGTTGTTTGTGTGGAGACTCAGAACCATAAGAGATCGAAGATGACCTAAAGATTTTCGGATCGAACCtgtaagataattcttacctgcTTCGAGATTGACAAGGGATACCATGTTTCCTAACTCTTCAGGAATGGGACCAGAAAGGTTGTTGGTGTGGAGACTCAGAACCATAAGAGATCGAAGACGACCTAAAGAATTTGGGATCGAACCTGTTAGATGATTTTGGTAAAGGTTTATCTGTTGAAGCGAACTCAATCTACCTATTTCAGCAGGAATGGGACCCTGTATCTGGTTCGTAAACAGATTCAATTTAGTCAGCTTGCCCAGACTTGCAAGAGAGTTTGGAATAGTCCCTGTTAGAAAATTCATTTGCAATTGCAGCTCAATCAAATTTGAGAGGTTTCCTAATTCATAAGGGATGGAACCAAACAGTTTATTGCCATTGAGAAATAGATAACTGAGGTTGGTCAAGTTCCCTAGACAGTGAGGAATGCTACCACTGACAATACTGTTCTCCAAACCAAACCGAGTTAGATACTTCAATTGGCATATCTCATGTGGGATTGAACCATATATCTGATTCCGAGACAAGCTAAGTGACTCAAGATATGCCAACAACCCAAATTCTGGGGGAATGATGCTGGaaaaattattataatttaaattaAGATAAACAAGATTTGACACGTTAGCGATTCCAGCTGGGATGGTCCCAAAAAGATTGTTTACACTTAGATCGAAAAGAGTAAGGTTGGGGAAGGATGAAAACGTGAAGCTATTTAGTGTACCTATTAAGCTCGACGATGAGAGGTTCAGTGCCCTTACGCTTCCATCAGAATTACAAGAAACTCCATACCAAGTGCACCAAAACATAGTTGGCATCGTTTGAGGCAAAGAACGGTTTTGACGGTCGGGAAGAGGAGATATCCATGAAGATAACACAGGGTTATTATTTCCTTGTTGAAGGTTAGCCTTCCATTTAAGAAGAGCAATGAATTCATATGAAGAACCAAAAGAAACGATTGGGGAAAGGGAAATGGTAGCAAGCATGAAAATAAATATTTGGACGACAAAAGTCCACTCCACTGGAAAAGGATTCATTTCGTGTTTTGGACGACAAAAGTCCTCTCCACTGGAAAAGGATTCATTTCGTGTTTATGATTTGTACGACGAAATAGTTACTATTTATATAGTTCCCTGTCGGAGGAAGTATACAAGAAAAAATAAATCCtatcaaataaataaaaataattttgttatttttcaacttcTCATCAAATTTAACacttttattttatgatattttttaaataaataatatttacgtGTCAGTTTATgagatttttcaatttttaaaattaaaaagctaTATAATACTTTTAGTTTTATATGTtaagtattaaatataataaatatgatATTAATTGCAATTATTGTGTTTCTTTATtccatatttcaaaattttatttgaaaaaatacttattatttaaattttaatattttaatttttaatcaaTTCATATAGCATAGAGATCTTACACCTAGTGATTAATTAAGTGGTAAAGACTAAGAAGAGGATATAatcaaagaaattaaaaaatggaaaattttatattttcagtaaaagcttttactttatttttttctttaatatatatatatatatatatatatatatatatatatatatatatatatatatatatatatatatatataaaatcaagtTCAACATCGAACTCTATTTTAGGGAGTGAACCAACAAACAAATAATCGATAGTTTTTTTCGAAGAATTTCTTTCTTTTCTGGAAATTAAAGGAATGAACCAAAAAGCTAATTATTAAATCACTGTTTGATTACAGAGATTGAAAAATTATTGATTTGAAGTacaatttaaaatcaaaaaataataataatcttattgtaacaactcaaaaacttaggtaaaaattttcatttaatacttAGAAATCACATTCATGTTTGTTATCTAAAATTCCCTTACATAACATATGGTTCAAAAGATCCGAGTATTCAAAACAACTAGTACGGAAGACTGGAGAGTGCACGCTGCGCCATCAAGCTGGACCCTTGTCCTTAgagccagaagtacctgaaacgcccaacaaaactgtaagcacacacTTAGTGATTTTCCTAAAATACACAAATTACATAACCATATAATGCCATGCACATATACACATAAAATTGTCATGGaatccctccatggtcttcaacCGAGATGTAATGGGCTACCCTCATGGTCTTATACCAAAGTGCCATGGCCTCCCCCTCATGGTCTTATcaggtgccatgggctcccccatggtcttcatgTAAATCAATACACATCAAATAACTAACCATTGCATGATCATTTATAGAGATTTCACATCAAGTAATAGGtcaacattagtgccttcgacccattggtatagtgagaagactcacctcagtctgctgaACACAAAAGCTGCTCGACTACTAGCCCAAAATCTCACATTAAACAAATATACAAAAACCCCTAATTAGAATtgattcacaacttagaaaaagGCCCAACATCTTAATTTAAGGCCCACCATCAAAGCCCAAATGTATAACGTACAATAATGGGCCGAAGATCAAGGTCCAAACTACAATGGGCCACATGGCCCAATAAGACCAAACATGACATCAATGCCCTAACAAGAAGAAAAGTCCAATAACTCTGAATGGGACCAGGCCCAAAGTTGAATAGGGCCCAATAAGCTTGCAAGCCTAACGAAGCCTAACTCT is a window of Lactuca sativa cultivar Salinas chromosome 1, Lsat_Salinas_v11, whole genome shotgun sequence DNA encoding:
- the LOC128126873 gene encoding probable leucine-rich repeat receptor-like protein kinase At1g35710 — its product is MNPFPVEWTFVVQIFIFMLATISLSPIVSFGSSYEFIALLKWKANLQQGNNNPVLSSWISPLPDRQNRSLPQTMPTMFWCTWYGVSCNSDGSVRALNLSSSSLIGTLNSFTFSSFPNLTLFDLSVNNLFGTIPAGIANVSNLVYLNLNYNNFSSIIPPEFGLLAYLESLSLSRNQIYGSIPHEICQLKYLTRFGLENSIVSGSIPHCLGNLTNLSYLFLNGNKLFGSIPYELGNLSNLIELQLQMNFLTGTIPNSLASLGKLTKLNLFTNQIQGPIPAEIGRLSSLQQINLYQNHLTGSIPNSLGRLRSLMVLSLHTNNLSGPIPEELGNMVSLVNLEAGKNYLTGSIRKSLGHLRSLMVLSLHTNNLSGLIPEELGNMVSLVNLEAAKNYLTGSIPNSLGRLRSLTILSLPTNKLSGPIPEELGNLVLLVTLDVSKNQLNGSVPKSIGNLLHLQVLYLSKNKFSEHLPQELGNLKLVELELSRNHFSGSLPDTICNGGRLTMLLVRLNKLTGSLPKSLYNCSSLVRVRLDGNQLTGNISQIFGVYPSLLFISLNDNKIYGELSDNWSKCKNLTSIRLDGNAISGSIPPSLGNATQIQRLHLSFNQLVGEIPKEFERMNRLESLILSHNKLSGALPLELGSLTAIDFLDLSMNNLEGPIPYTLGNCSKLIELKLGNNKFTREIPIQLGQLSRLSILDLSHNLLTSKIPSQIASLTDLMKLNLSHNKLSGNIPKSMEAMRVLSSIDVSYNDLEGPIPNSNGFLTASIDSLQGNKGLCGNITGFHNATIIL